In a genomic window of Penaeus vannamei isolate JL-2024 chromosome 38, ASM4276789v1, whole genome shotgun sequence:
- the cos gene encoding kinesin-like protein KIF7 has protein sequence MEVPVRVVTRVRPQTAQEHNHGTCIQVAPAASQVILGYDHFCDFDAVFGHDVTQKELYDSCLSDMVINFFQGYNVTVVGYGQRGSGKTYTMTGPDFLWAMNEEEFGLLPQAVRHVFNLMRECPGREYRVHVSYLAVQRDAVYDLLSTSNSYMQLNVLEDNMGNVVIPGLNVIDCSNITEVINCLEAGLVHRHTAAIHSHDPSASHAIFSLILEHQWTDPDGKLKYLYSRMSFVDLGGSERLVQFGYGDYGRPGEESFFLNSDLKALGNVIHCLADQTYKGPIPYKESKLTHILKDAFGGNSLSLMVCCLSPSAEDFDASFNTLKYGGLARYILNFPAVNMAIQNSARGSTATMSPSSAHTTLPHQSGSRQSTLTGIQSSVQQSLGTVQQSTGTNDTSTVAALDDAGSVDTEDMFKFQFAASQWQLLVSSAEDLLSEILRSTQVSPTEKARIESWLCLKAEAEECIGMDLGPLRFNAATNRVLEVIEELSEPEANTTMESGTEMSHSDSDTSSMSSFGEEFYDQLAVLKGRFRSVTDDVVNKVQESHDTLAKVRQSAERRKSELAKKQEDKAQSKNTSSRKSSRHSHKTAESILLTKGLQMAPRKTRENVSSSIERSSSVSSSLTSALVPEGRLSVMSQVNSSMKSEGVDVKSSVHSDIVSDEEHEVPNPRRKSSLSSVSRFSQISKSSRRKSKSEKIGDDEESSTSLVEEVKRLSASQDLRRGQIRRVSVELRAAQQRLKQLNATIRLKEAFIRELVRCGGEAEVTKRKCEAKMERLEKEIHRARQLYEEAQNQLKELREGESEDVGQYRSRVDSLKKQISHYQKKLLTLEKVSAISQQADTKVEELEGSVREMRRQQEELQTRLHEELQRKEELEQQIIVDQRRIRALEIRLKQDEGETESDRGWLAEEEERILKLREATQQLQNEVKMREEAVKQREWMHKEKLRLETSRQDSEERRKGSGNEEALRERRESDLREEISHLRDARDSLMVRRQKLNRRIHKSHGRGVGSGEERRLLELDEAIEAVDAAIEYKNEVICGRAKELKSTAKLLSHDNLMERLMNLCPEETRSLLVKYFNKVIDLRIEFRKQEISFSDLETQYDEQQRYISDLKAAYQQASLEMERRITSQQRDYQQKISTLLRQFNDDSSGSGAQEFRLREMEQQLFYYKKLSRDLKAKLRQYSEDVRSDRPRDPLPGPSSQPASGASTRPDHGAHMPRRRPLLPSRPPAPLLPKRTRMQAAEQAAKHPTPLTKVTREKNKIIIQQKSDRQGKTKGAAAESR, from the exons ATGGAAGTGCCAGTGAGAGTAGTGACGAGG gtgcGACCACAGACAGCACAGGAACACAACCATGGAACGTGTATTCAGGTTGCTCCAGCAGCCTCTCAGGTCATCCTGGGTTATGACCATTTTTGTGACTTTGATGCTGTCTTTGGTCATGATGTCACACAAAAGGAACTGTATGACTCCTGCCTGTCGGATATGGTTATCAACTTCTTTCAGG GATACAACGTGACAGTGGTCGGTTATGGGCAGCGTGGTTCGGGCAAGACATACACTATGACAGGCCCAGACTTCTTGTGGGCTATGAACGAAGAGGAGTTTGGACTTTTGCCCCAGGCAGTGCGGCACGTTTTCAATCTCATGAGG GAATGCCCAGGGAGAGAATACCGTGTACATGTGAGCTATCTGGCAGTGCAAAGGGATGCTGTGTATGACCTgctctccacctccaactcctatATGCAACTGAATGTGCTAGAAGACAATATG GGTAATGTCGTCATTCCTGGCCTAAATGTGATTGACTGCAGCAATATCACAGAGGTCATCAACTGCCTAGAGGCTGGCCTAGTCCACCGACACACTGCAGCTATCCACAGCCACGATCCCTCAGCCTCACACGcaatcttctccctcattctggaGCACCAGTGGACGGATCCAG ATGGGAAGCTAAAGTACCTGTATTCGCGGATGAGCTTTGTTGACCTCGGAGGCTCAGAGAGACTTGTGCAGTTTGGGTATGGGGACTATGGGCGCCCTGGTGAGGAATCCTTCTTCCTCAACTCTGATCTGAAGGCTTTAGgaaatgtcatccattgtttggCAGACCAAACATACAAGGGGCCTATACCTTACAAAGAGTCAAAGTTGACGCATATTTTAAAG GATGCATTTGGTGGCAACAGCCTAAGCCTGATGGTCTGCTGCCTGTCTCCATCAGCTGAAGACTTTGATGCCTCCTTCAATACTCTGAAGTATGGCGGTCTGGCACGCTACATCCTTAATTTCCCTGCAGTCAACATGGCGATTCAAAATAGTGCGCGTGGATCAACTGCGACCATGTCTCCCAGTTCTGCTCACACAACATTACCT CATCAGTCTGGGAGCAGACAGTCAACTTTAACTGGCATACAAAGCAGTGTTCAGCAGTCCTTGGGAACAGTTCAGCAGTCAACAGGCACCAATGACACATCTACTGTTGCAGCACTAGATGACGCAGGTTCAGTGGACACTGAGGACATGTTCAA ATTTCAGTTTGCTGCCTCACAGTGGCAATTGTTAGTCTCTAGTGCTGAGGATCTTCTCTCTGAGATCCTGCGTAGCACTCAGGTGTCCCCAACAGAGAAGGCACGCATTGAGTCTTGGCTGTGCttaaaggcagaggcagaggaatGCATAGGGATGGACTTGGGGCCTCTGCGCTTCAATGCGGCCACGAACCGTGTTCTAGAGGTTATAG aggaGTTAAGTGAGCCAGAGGCCAACACAACAATGGAATCTGGGACAGAAATGTCACATTCAGACAGTGATACTTCCTCAATGTCCTCCTTTGGGGAAGAGTTTTATGACCAGTTGGCTGTCCTTAAAGGACGGTTTCGCTCCGTCACAGATGATGTAGTGAATAAAGTGCAGGAAAG CCATGACACTCTTGCCAAAGTTAGGCAAAGTGCAGAGAGAAGAAAATCTGAGTTGGCCAAGAAGCAAGAGGACAAGGCTCAGTCCAAGAACACATCCTCTAGAAAGTCCTCGCGACATTCTCACAAAACAGCAGAGTCTATTCTCTTGACAAAGGGGCTTCAGATGGCTCCTCGGAAAACCAGGGAGAATGTCAGTTCCTCGATAGAAAGGAGCTCTTCAGTCTCCTCATCTCTAACCTCAGCATTGGTACCTGAGGGTCGTTTGTCTGTGATGTCTCAGGTTAATTCATCAATGAAATCGGAAGGTGTTGATGTCAAGTCTTCTGTTCATTCTGATATTGTTTCAGATGAAG AGCATGAAGTGCCAAATCCCAGAAGAAAATCTTCACTCTCTAGTGTGTCAAGGTTCTCCCAGATTTCAAAGTCAtcaagaagaaaatcaaaatctGAAAAG ATAGGAGATGATGAGGAAAGCAGTACGTCACTAGTGGAAGAAGTCAAGCGTTTGTCAGCATCTCAAGACCTCCGCAGAGGCCAAATCCGCCGGGTTAGTGTAGAGTTGCGAGCAGCGCAGCAACGACTCAAGCAACTGAATGCAACAATTAGGTTGAAG GAAGCTTTTATCCGAGAGTTGGTGCGCTGCGGGGGGGAAGCCGAGGTGACAAAACGGAAGTGTGAGGCTAAGATGGAGCGACTGGAAAAGGAGATTCACAGGGCTCGGCAGCTCTATGAGGAAGCCCAGAATCAGTTAAAG GAATTGCGGGAAGGGGAATCTGAAGATGTTGGCCAATATCGCAGTCGTGTCGATTCCCTGAAAAAGCAAATTTCACATTACCAGAAGAAACTCTTAACCCTAGAGAAAGTTTCGGCCATCTCACAACAGGCGGACACCAA AGTAGAGGAGTTGGAGGGCAGTGTGAGGGAAATGAGACGGCAGCAAGAGGAACTCCAAACACGTCTTCATGAGGAATTGCAGCGCAAAGAAGAACTTGAACAACAGATCATTGTTGACCAGCGGAGGATTCGGGCCCTGGAAATAAGACTCAAG CAAGatgaaggggagacggagagtgaCCGGGGCTGGCTAGCTGAGGAGGAAGAGCGTATCCTGAAGTTGCGTGAGGCAACACAGCAACTCCAGAATGAGGTCAAGATGCGTGAGGAGGCAGTCAAGCAGAGAGAGTGGATGCACAAGGAGAAACTCCGCTTGGAGACTTCCAGACAAGACTCTGAG gaaagaagaaaaggcagtGGCAATGAAGAGGCACTAAGGGAAAGGCGTGAGTCAGACCTAAGAGAAGAAATATCTCACCTGCGAGATGCGCGGGATTCCCTTATGGTGAGAAGACAGAAGCTGAATAGAAGAATACACAAG AGTCACGGTCGTGGAGTGGGATCTGGTGAAGAGCGGCGTCTGCTGGAGCTGGACGAGGCCATAGAAGCAGTTGACGCAGCAATTGAGTACAAGAACGAGGTCATTTGTGGTAGGGCGAAGGAGCTCAAGTCCACTGCCAAGCTCCTTAGTCAT GATAATCTAATGGAGCGCTTGATGAACCTGTGCCCTGAGGAGACCCGGTCCCTTCTAGTCAAGTATTTTAACAAGGTCATCGACCTAAGGATTGAGTTCCGCAAGCAGGAGATCTCATTTTCTGACCTTGAG ACCCAGTATGATGAGCAGCAGCGATACATTAGTGACCTGAAAGCAGCGTATCAGCAGGCAAGTTTAGAGATGGAGCGGAGAATAACGTCCCAGCAGCGTGACTATCAGCAGAAGATATCCACATTATTGCGTCAGTTTAATGATGATTCGTCAG GTTCTGGTGCACAAGAGTTCCGTCTGCGTGAGATGGAACAGCAACTCTTCTACTACAAGAAGTTGAGTCGGGACCTGAAGGCAAAATTGAGGCAATACAGTGAAGATGTGCGAAGTGACAGGCCCAGAGACCCTCTGCCAG GCCCCTCCTCGCAGCCTGCCTCGGGCGCCTCCACCCGCCCCGACCACGGCGCCCACAtgccccgccgccgccccctGCTGCCCTCCCGCCCGCCGGCTCCCCTGCTGCCCAAGCGAACGCGAATGCAGGCGGCGGAACAGGCGGCCAAGCACCCGACGCCGCTGACGAAGGTGACGAGGGAGAAGAACAAGATCATCATCCAGCAGAAGTCCGATCGACAGGGCAAGACCAAGGGCGCCGCCGCCGAGTCCagatag